The sequence AATCGTTTACCAACTTTGAATTCAGAATTCGCTCTTAAAGAATATCGTTTAAATGATTGGGCCCTTTGTATACCTTCGTTATCAAGAAAAGAACCTGAAATATAATAGGTTCCATTTTCACCTCCGCCACTTACACCTACGTTATGATTTTGTACGAAACTATCTTGGAAAATAGCATCTTGCCAATCAACATTGGGTTGTCCGCTAAAAGCCGAAAAATCTCTACCCAATTCTTGTTGGATGCCAATATATTGCTGAACATTAAGAACATCCAGCGTTTCTCTTGGTGAAGCAGAGGAAATGTAACCATCGTAGGTTACTTTTGGATCTCCTCTGGTTCCTTTTTTAGTGGTTATGATAATTACACCATTGGCACCTCTTGCACCATAAATAGCTGCGGAAGCCGCATCTTTTAAAACATCTATGGATTCAATATCGCTTGGATTAATACTTGCCAGCGGATTTGAATCCGTAGTGGATGATGTATTTACCGTTATATTATTGGTTCCTACTAAAGGTACACCATCTATTACATAAAGCGGGTTGGCATCTGCACTTAATGTTCCAACACCCCTAATATTAACGCTAATAGGAGCTCCTGGGTCACCACTCCTGTTGGTAATATTAACACCAGAAAGGGTACCGGCCAACACTTGATCCACACTTACAATAGGTTGTTTTACAATTTCAACAGCATTGAGAGAACTTACGGCACCAGTAAGGTCAGCTTTTCTTTGAGTACCATACCCTACAACCACCACTTCGCTCAACGATTGGGCATCAGGTTGTAAAGTAACATTTATTGTTGTTCTTCCATCAACATCAATCTCTTGCACTCCATAGCCTACATAGGAGAAAACAAGAGTGTTGGAACCTTCCGGGACATTGATGGTATAGTTTCCATCAAAATCGGCAACGGCACCTGTTGTAGTTCCTTGAACCACAATACTAGCTCCCGGTAAAGGGCCATCAGAATCCGCAATAGCTCCAGATACCGTGGTTTGTGCCAGCGATGTCTGTACTCCGAAAATAAGAAGAACGAACAGTGCAGAAAAGGCTGACTTCGTCGTCTTAAGTTTAGTTAAAGTTTGCTTCATAATCTTTAAAAATTGGTTATTGAATTAATTTTAATTGAGTTTAGTTAATGAATAGTGAAACGGTTCACCTTACAAGCCAATAGCTCACTATAACTAAATTTCAAATTCTTCAAAATATAGTATGTTATTTGAGAAAAACGATTAACTATGATATAGTGTGCTATTAGTCAAATGTAAAACAAAATTTTTAATATTTAAAAATGATAGTTATAAAATAGCGGATTTAACAAAATAAGTTGCATTTTGTTGTATTATTGTCATTTCGGGTATTTAAAAAATAAATGGGTGTGTAACAAGTTGTCAAGTGTTCACGGGGTTTACCGTGGTAAGAGCAGAGTTGTATTAACAGTTGTTAATGAAAGACAGTTTTGGGTTGGAATTGATATTTAATATTGTTAATCTTATATTGCTCCGATAAATAAGGCAACATCTAGAAAGTTAGAAATATGACAGTGGTTGATGTAATAAATAAGTACCAAGAAAAATACGACTTGACAAAACATGAACATTTGGTGCTAGGTATTATCGAATCTATTGACGATGGGGTTTTAGAGCGGCAAGATCAACTACCTTCAATAAATGAGATGGTTGCAGAATTGGGTTATGCGAGAAAAACAATCGTTGGTGCTTATGAGGAATTAAAGAGCAGAGGACTTGTGGAGTCCAAAAAGGCTAAAGGGTATTTTATTGTTAGCAAGGAAACAAATATGGTGAGAAGAATCGCTTTGCTTCTATATTCCCTTCAGCGTTTTCAAAAGGAATTCTACGACGCTTTTCGAGGAGAATTGGGAGAACGTTTTCAAATTGATGTTTTCTTTCATCACAATAATTTATCTGTATTTGAAAATACATTGATGAATATTAAGGGTAAATATGGTTTTTATGTAGTTGCTCCCATACCCCATCCGGTTGCAAAATCTTTGTTGGGGTCTTTTTCTTCAGATAAATTGCTTGTTGTTGATAGGTTTGTTCAGCCAAGCAAGAACTACTCCTATATCAGTCAGGAGTTTGGGAATTCAACATATAACAAGTTGTTAAAATTACTCCCAAAAATAAGAAAGTACAAGCTGTTTGTGTTATTTGTAGATGAAGATGGAGATCTTCCCAAAAGCGTTGTAAATGCATTTGAAAAGTTTTTATCCGATCATAATGTGAAGGGTGTTATAGAAAAGAAATACGACTTATCAATTTTAAAGAAAGATCATTTGTATTTTACTACAAATGATTCTTTTTTATGGGATATACTAAAAGATTGCACGGATAAAAAGTATGTTTTAGGTAAAGATGTTGGCATTCTGTCGCATGATGATCATATCATAAAAAAGTTCATATCCGGAGGAATTACTACAATCTCAACAGACTTCAGCGAAATGGGTGTTCAAGCTGCGTTGCATGTAAAAAGCGGTGAGATGACCCAACAAATTACTCCTTCTTATTTAATAGATAGAGGTTCTGTATAGGACTTTCTTCTTTTTCTGAAATCTATTAATTTGCCTAATAAATTGATATAATCATATTTTAGCATTTATGAATGTGATAACATCTCATTTTTTTTATTACCTTTGAATAGTAGCATACTATATCATAGTATTTTGTTCCAAAAGCTTCATGACCTAATTTTTCATTTTAGGCATGCAGCTAGTTTGTTTAAAAAGTAATTAACGATATAGTTTGAGTTAGTTTAAGTTGTTAGTTTAAATTCAAAAGTGCAAAAGCCAGGTATAATTTTATCTGGCTTTTCTAGGCTAATAGTTGAGTGTCGTGTTTTAGCATTCATACATTCTATAATCAAGTTTTAATTTTTTTTGAAGAAATGATTGTAAGTACAATAGAGAAAGAAATAGATTCCCTGATTTTTAACATTAACAAGAAAAATGGTTCAGCCAATTTGGAACTGATAACAGATGAAGGTGCTTTACAAGTTTTCCGATTTGAATACCAGAACCATGATGATAGCTTTCCAGAGCCATTAAGTCTCCAGTGGAGAATACCTGCAACTAAAGTTAAAGGGATGTGGAAACCTACTGCAGATTTCTCAAAGCGCATAGAGGCTGATTGGGAACTTGAGAATCATGAATCAAGAATATCTATTGATGCCCCTGTTATTTCCCTTTTTGGCAACCACGACGAAAATGTACTTTGCTTTGCTTGTTCCAATGTAATAAATAGAGTGGAGATGGCTGTAAAATATAGAGAAGAAGACAACCATTTCTACTGTCAAATCATATTCTTTACTGAAAGTAAATATCCAATTAAAGATTTTAGCACGGATATCCGTATCGACCAGCGTAAAATTCATTTTTCCCAAGCTTTAAAAGAAACTTCAAAATGGTGGGAAGGTTATGACAACCTAAAACCAGCTGCAGTGCCGGCAATAGCCAAAAAACCTTTGTACTCTACATGGTATCAATTTCATCAAAATTTAAACAAAGATTTACTGCTCAAAGAATGCCAAATAGCAAAAGATTTGGGGTTTGAATCAATCATTATTGATGACGGTTGGCAAACGAAAGATACTAATCGAGGATATGATTATACGGGTGATTGGCTTCCAGAACGTTTTCCCAATATGGCCGAGTTGGTCCAAGAAATACAAAGGTTAGGGATGAAGGTTGGAATTTGGTATTCTGTTCCATTTTGCGGAAAAAAGTCAAAGGCTTACCAAAAATTCAAAGGCAAATTTTTAACTGAAAATCATAGATGGGCACCTGTTTTTGATCCAAGATATCCTGAGGTCAGAAATTATCTGGCGGGTATTTATGTAAGTGCTGCTAGGGATTGGGGTTTAGATGGATTGAAACTTGATTTTATTGATGATTTTAAAAGCTACCCAGAAACTTCTTTCGATCCTGATGGCAATCGTGACTTTTCATCAATCGATGAGGCTGTGGATGCATTGCTTACACAAGTAATTGTTGAAGTCAAAAAGGTAAATCCAGATATATTCATTGAGTTTAGGCAAAAGTACACTGGGCCGGCCATGCGTAAATATGGTAACATGCTTCGAGCCTTTGACTGCCCAGGGGACTATACTATGAATCGAGTTCGTATTGCCGATATAAAAATGTTATGTGGTGATACCGTTGTCCATTCCGATATGGTTACTTGGCATTTTGGCGAAGCTGTGCAAGATGCCGCCCTTCACTACCTGAACACTCTTTTCGGGGTGCCTCAAATCTCAGTAATGCTAGGCGAAGCACCAGAACCTCATTTGAACATGATTCGATTTTACACAAAGTATTGGAATGAAAACTCTGAAGTTCTACTATCGGGTGAATTCTTGCCTTCATCTCCATTGGCTAATTATCCAGTGCAACAGGTACAAAAAGATGGTAAAATAATATTAGGCGTCTTTGAAAATCAATTTTTAGAACTTAAGAAACTAGATGAAAAAATAGATATTATTAATGCAAAACCCTCTGAAGATGTGGTTATTGTTGTAAAACAGGGTAATTGTGAGTATAATTGCTCTCTGTATAATTGCGAAGGTGCACTCGTACAACAGCAAACAATCTATTTAGAGGAAGGAATCAATACATTTAAAATTCCCATATGTGGATTGGCACAGATCAAACCAATTGAATAACTAAAACAAATAATTATGGGAATGTCATCTATTTTATCCTTCATAGGCTTTACACTATTAGTGGCGATCATTGCTTGGTGGGCAACACGCGGCACAAATGAGAAATCTGCCAAAGGCTATTTTCTTGGGGGCAGAAGTCTTGGTGCCATTACTATAGCCGGGTCATTATTACTTACCAATCTTTCCGCAGAACAGATAGTAGGGCTTAATGGTCAAGCTTTTACAGAAGGTGTTTTGGTAATGGCATGGGAAACTTTAGCGGCCATTGCAATGATATTAACGGCGCTTATACTGTTACCTAAGTATATGAAGAGTGGTATTACCACAATTCCTCAGTTTATAGAGAACAGGTTTGACAAACAGACCAAAGCGATTTTATCTATACTCTTTTTATTCGCTTATGGTGTAGTTCTATTGCCAACAATTTTATACTCTGGGTCTTTGGCATTCAGTTCTATGTTTGATTTACCTAATTTGTTTGGTATTAGTCAAAATGCAACAATATGGATATGTGTATGGAGTATAGGTATTATTGGATCTATTTATGCAATTTTTGGTGGATTAAAGGCAGTTGCTGTATCTGATTTAATAAATGCAATCGGGTTGCTCATAGGAGGATTTTTGATACCTTATTTTGGTTTAAAACTTATCGGTGACGGTAGTATTGGAGATGGTTTAGATATACTTTGGGATACAAATCCAGAGAAGTTCAACCTAAAAGGGGAAGTTGACTCATCCATACCATTTGGAACCATATTTACTGGAATGATCTTAGCTCAAATGTATTATTGGGGAACCAATCAATCAATATTGCAGCGGGTATTCGGGGCCAAAAGCTTGGCCGAAGGTCAGAAAGGAGTTATTTTGGCGGCTTTGGTAAAATTCTTGATTCCTATAATTGTAGTGCTCCCAGGGGTAATTGCATGGCATGTTTTCAAAGGAGATCTTGCAAATCCAGACCTAGCTTATCCAGAATTGGTTAGAAAAGTTTTACCGCCTTCATTACTAGGTTTCTTCGCTGCAGTATTGTTTGGTGCGGTATTGAGTTCATTTAATAGTCTTTTAAACAGTAGTGCAACTTTGTTTGGATTTGATCTCTATAAATTTTTCAATAAAAATGCTGCTGAAGAACAGACCGTAAAAGCTGGAAAACGCTTCGGACTGGGATTGGCGATTATTTCTTTGTTCATAGCTCCGTTTATAGCCTCAGCTCCGGATGGACTTTTCGCTTACATACAAGAATCGTTGGGAAGTTTGAGTGTGCCAATTTTAGCTGTAATAGTGGTGGGCATCTATACCAAAAAAGTTCCAGCTCTTGGTGCTAAGCTCGTTTTAACTGTTGGGGTGGTCATGTATTTAATAAGTCAGTTTGTGATAAGTCCTATAATGGTGGATAGTGCACTTACCGAGGCCGCCGCCAATGGCATCACCGACTCAAAAGCATTAAGTATTATTAAGGCGGAGGCATATCCTCACTTCTTACATATTATGGGGATTTTGTTTGTTATAAACGTAGCTTTTATGCTATTAATGGGCAAATTAAAGCCAAAAACTACAGTTATGGCAGAAGTCGTGACTGAAGAAATAGATACAACACCTTGGAAATATGGACTTTTGGCTGGAGCTATTATAACTGCTATGGTACTGAGTACATATTTTATCTTTTAAATAACCGAAAAAAATAATATAAAAATCACTAGTGAGTACATTAAAAATCAACCAAGTTTTTATACATAAATTTTAATGGAAGGTGTAACGGATAAAAAGAGTTTCCAAACTACTTTTCAGGATAGTGATGTTGTTATTGAGTCTCCGGGGAGGATTAACCTTATCGGAGAGCATTTAGATTACAACGGAGGTCAGGTACTTCCGGCTGCTATCAATTTAAAAGTACGGTTGAATTTTAAAAAAAATGGAACTCGTAAATGTAACTGCTATTCCAAAAATTATGATAATCACTTTGAGATAGACTTGGACAAAGTGGAGATAAGCGAAAAGGAATGGCACAACTACTTTTTGGGTGTTGTTCATTTTATAGTACAAGCACATCCAAACAAAATTAAAGGGTTTGATTGTATTGTAGAAAGCGATCTCCCTATTGGTTCTGGAATAAGCTCTTCTGCTGCCTTGGAATGTGGCTTTGCCAAGGGTCTTGATGCACTTTTTTCAATTGGTCTTTCAGATGATGAGCTTGTTACAATCTCTAGAGATGCAGAACACCACTTTGTAGGAACTAAATGTGGAATCATGGATCAATTTGCCGTGGTTAAGGGCAAGAAAGGAAAGCTTATCCGTTTGGATTGTAATGACTTGTCCTTTCAATATATACCAGCTAACATTGAGCCTTATTCCATTGTGCTGTTAAATACAAACGTATCTCATAATCTGGCCACCAGCGAGTACAATTTGAGGAGACAAGAATGTGATGAGGCCCTTATTGCCATTCAAGAAAAATACCCAGAATATGATGTGCTGGCTCATGTTCCAGAAGTGAAGGCCAAAGAATTTGAATCAATACTGCCTTTCAAGATTTTCGATAGATTGCTCTATGTTGTTCAAGAAAATGCCCGAACCATAGCTGCAAGTGAAGCCTTGGAAACTGGAAACCTTGAGGCTTTTGGGCAAAAGTTGTTTGAGTCTCACGAAGGACTTAAAAATCTTTATAAGGTGAGTTGTGGGGAACTTGATTTTCTAGTGGATTTTGCCCAAGAATATAAAGGTGTGATAGGTTCAAGAATGATGGGTGGCGGCTTTGGTGGATGTACCATTAATCTAGTCCATAAGGATAGGATGGATTCTTTCATTACAGAAGCCGCTTTGGCGTATAATTTAAAATTTAATATTCGATTAAGCTCATTTACGGTAGCTATCGGAGATGGGGTAAAACGAATCAAATAATTATGAGTACCATGTTATCCGAACAGCCCCATAGAAGGTATAACATCTTGACCGGAGAGTGGATTTTGGTTTCACCACACCGCACCAAAAGGCCATGGCAAGGAAAAACCGAAAAATCCAACTCGGAACAACGCCCAGAATATGATCCCAAATGCTATCTGTGTCCCACAAATACTAGGGCTAGCGGTTCTATTAATGAGAACTACAAAAGTACCTTCGCATTTAGGAATGATTATGGCGCCATCTTAATGGATGGAAAAGAAGAAAATTATAGCAAAGGGCTTCTTAGTGCAGAAACGGAACAGGGTATCTGTAAAGTTGTCTGTTTTTCCCCAGATCATAGTCTTACTCTTCCCCTAATGACAATTGAAGCTATTTCGGATGTAATACAGCTGTGGAAAAAAGAGTACAAAGAATTGGGTAGTATGGAGGAGATTAACCATGTTCAAATTTTTGAAAATAAAGGAGATGTCATGGGGTGCAGTAACCCACATCCTCATGGGCAGATATGGGCTCAATCTACTATTCCCGAGGAGCCAAGAAAAAAAACCAAAAAACAGAAAGACTATTTTGAAACAAATGTAACCAGTCTTTTAGGAGATTATCTAAAGCAAGAATTGAAAGTCAAAGAGCGAATAATCTTGGAAAATGAGGACTTTGTTGCACTGGTCCCATTTTGGGCCACGTGGCCATATGAGACCATGATAATTCCAAAAAAACACTATCAGCATATTGGTCAACTAAATAAGGAAGAGGAAGTTTCCTTTGCAGAAATAATCAAAGTACTCACCACAAAATATGATAACCTGTTTGAAATCTCTTTTCCTTATTCAGCAGGGATTCATCAAATGCCCACGGACGGAAAGGATTACCCAGAATGGCATTTCCATATGTCCTTCTATCCGCCCCTTCTACGTTCAGCAACTGTTAAGAAGTTTATGGTGGGGTATGAGATGTTTGGGAATCCGCAGCGAGACATTACTGCAGAGCAGGCGGCCAACACATTGAAAACGCTATCAAATGTTCACTATAGCGAAAAGAATACCTATAAGTGATTCAAGTGTTATTGGTGCCTGAACCTAAAATATTTTGGTAAGGCTTTGAACAAAAAAAAGGAGCTCCAAAGCAAAAATTTGTGAACTCCTTTGTATTTAGTGACCTCGGCAGGATTAAGTCTAAATCCTCGGAGACCTTTATTCTAAAAAGAAATTTAACCTTGCAAAAATCTGTTGACCGAATTGTTGACGTTCAATTTGAATGCAAATGATATCATTTGACTTTCAGAACAAAGATAAAAATCTATAATTCTTAAAGAAAGTTTATGGTTAATTATCAATTAGCTCCATCCTTCCATTTTAAGCTTCTCACACTTTTTTAGACAGCAAAACACCAACATTCAGAAGTTGACCAGACTGCATAAAGCCAGTCGTAAATGCCTTTTTTATAAGTCTTTGCTCAATCCTGAATATTGAAAATGTATGGCGTCAAAAAAGGTAACAACGAAGGCCTTTAGTTTTGTTCCATAGATGAAATCTATTATGATGATGGTGTTGAAAAGAGGGGGTCTGGGGGAGACTTATAACTTCCAATATTGTTGATAAGTCAAAAGGATGGTGCGAACCATAGCGACGGATAGGCATCTGGCCTCAGTAGAGTAACGGGCACCATCCTTTTTTATGGATTTTGGTTTTCAATGATGAACTCTCCAAGTGTAACGAGTCTTTCGATAGCCACTTAGCCTAGATGGATATTTCGCTTTTGATACCATGAGCTCAGCAACAAAAACAGAATTCCACAAAATACCCATGCTGGAAGAGTCACAAACGATAAGAAAACATCAAAATACAGCGATATAAAATAGAATAATCCAAAGCTTATCGCCCAAGACCAGAATACGGCTTTATTGAACCCTATATTTTTTTTGTTGGCATAGTCTTCAATAACATTGTAACGTTTTGCAAAAAAATGCTCAAATACAATGATTGCTCCAAACGGAGCCAGAATAAATCCATATAGTGCCACAAAACCTAATAATTTCATGGCAAATGCAGGAAATAGGCCAGCTGCCGTAGCAACCATTCCGGCGATGAAAGTCACCTTTGCCGTACTAAGTTTTGGCATAATGGCCTGGAACGCCAGCCCAGCACGATAGATAGTCGGATTCGCCGTGGTCCATCCCGCAAGGATGACCACGATGATTCCAAAAATACCGATAGCATTATGAGCCAAAGGTCCGGGTGCTACAGGCGGTGCTTCCCCATTGCCCAAAAAGCCTTGTGCTTCGGGTGATTTAAGATATACCGCATAAAGTAATGCGGCAGCTATCCACGCCATATAATGCCCTATATACATGCCCGCAGCGGTCGTCCATCCGCTTGACTCATGTTTGGCGTAACGGAAAACGGACAAATCTGACATGCCCACGTGCATGGCTGCATTGGCAAACCACGACCAGATTACCACGTGCCAGAAACCAAATTTTAGTTGACCTGGAAAAGGTTCATTCCCTTCCCCCCAAATATTCCAAAAATCTTCGAGACTATTGACATTCAATTGTGTGAGGGCTACCACTCCGCAAGCAATAAAACCAGTAACAATTATGGGCGACATCCAATTCGCTACCTTTGAAACTGTTTCATAACCCCTTGCCGCAATAATGGAAATCACCAATCCTATCAGCAAAACAATGATGACCCATGTTAAGCTATTGGGTACAGTATCCGTAAGTTTTGGCATTTCCATATCGAAAGGAACGCCCACTGCCGTAGCCGAAACGGTCACCATGGCACCTGCTAAAAAGCAAAAAAGCAGCCCGTTGGCAAGATTATAGAATGTCACAAGTTTTCTGCCAGCGATTCTCTCCAACTGATAATATAAAGTCAACCGCTTCCTTACGGCGATATGCGCAGTTAGAAAACGCCAGCTAAGAACTGCTAAAAAATTACCCAGTAATAGCCCGATAATTAAATCAAAAGCACTTACACCCGCAGTCAAAAATAGCGGGCCAATCATAAATTCTGTGCCTGCAGCATGCTCGCCGGCATACATGCCCAGAAAACTCTTCCAACTTTTTAATTTTGATTTTGGTACGGGTTCCCTTTCAAATTCCCCTGAAAAGGAATCCTGTTCTCTAGTTTCAATGGTTTGCTTGGTCATTGTGAATGGTTATTTAATAAGATGATTGGGCAGGTCTTCTATTTTTTTACAACACAATTGGTCCATCACCTGTCCCAACTGTCTTTTGAACATGGCAATTGCGTGATTACCACCCTTATTACCCAAAGCGCCCACACTGTACATAAAAGATCGTCCCATGAATGTAAAAGCGGCCCCACTGGCGATGCTTCTTGCAATATCTGGTCCAGATTGTATACCACTGTCCATCATCACAGTCAATTGATCGCTATATTTTTTGGCAATTCTACCCAGTGGGGCAATGGTTGATTCTGCAGCATCCAATTGTCTACCACCATGATTGGAAACAATAATGCCATCAAAGCCCATTTCAATGGCATCTTTAGTGTCTTGTTCAGATGTAACCCCTTTCAGCACAAGTTTTCCTTTCCACTTATCTCTTATTGGGAGTATTTTTTCCCGATTCAGTTTCCCTGAGAAGGTCTTATCCATAAACAGCCCTAATTGCTTTAGATTCAGTCCCTCCGGGGTGTAGGGCTTGAGCGTTTCAAAAGTGGGTTGGCCATATCGCAAGGTTTTGAATGCCCATTCAAGCTTAGCAAGAATCTGCAAGATATTTTTAACTGACATTTTTGGAGGCAGCGCCAAACCGTTCTTTATATCTCTTGGGCGATATCCAAACGTAGGTACATCGCATAGTAGCACCAGTACAGGGCAGCCTGCATTCTCAGCCCTATTTATGATATCATCTCTAACTTCGTCTTCTACCGGATTATACAATTGAAACCAAGCCTTGCCCTCAGTCAGTTCACTTGCACGTTCGATGCTCATAGTAGTGACCGTACTTAAAATAAAAGGAATGTTATGCTCAAATGCTGCTTTGGCCAAAATTTCCGGCGAATTGGGCCACATCAACCCCTGAAGACCGACAGGTGATATTC is a genomic window of Flagellimonas sp. CMM7 containing:
- a CDS encoding solute:sodium symporter family transporter, with product MSSILSFIGFTLLVAIIAWWATRGTNEKSAKGYFLGGRSLGAITIAGSLLLTNLSAEQIVGLNGQAFTEGVLVMAWETLAAIAMILTALILLPKYMKSGITTIPQFIENRFDKQTKAILSILFLFAYGVVLLPTILYSGSLAFSSMFDLPNLFGISQNATIWICVWSIGIIGSIYAIFGGLKAVAVSDLINAIGLLIGGFLIPYFGLKLIGDGSIGDGLDILWDTNPEKFNLKGEVDSSIPFGTIFTGMILAQMYYWGTNQSILQRVFGAKSLAEGQKGVILAALVKFLIPIIVVLPGVIAWHVFKGDLANPDLAYPELVRKVLPPSLLGFFAAVLFGAVLSSFNSLLNSSATLFGFDLYKFFNKNAAEEQTVKAGKRFGLGLAIISLFIAPFIASAPDGLFAYIQESLGSLSVPILAVIVVGIYTKKVPALGAKLVLTVGVVMYLISQFVISPIMVDSALTEAAANGITDSKALSIIKAEAYPHFLHIMGILFVINVAFMLLMGKLKPKTTVMAEVVTEEIDTTPWKYGLLAGAIITAMVLSTYFIF
- a CDS encoding GntR family transcriptional regulator encodes the protein MTVVDVINKYQEKYDLTKHEHLVLGIIESIDDGVLERQDQLPSINEMVAELGYARKTIVGAYEELKSRGLVESKKAKGYFIVSKETNMVRRIALLLYSLQRFQKEFYDAFRGELGERFQIDVFFHHNNLSVFENTLMNIKGKYGFYVVAPIPHPVAKSLLGSFSSDKLLVVDRFVQPSKNYSYISQEFGNSTYNKLLKLLPKIRKYKLFVLFVDEDGDLPKSVVNAFEKFLSDHNVKGVIEKKYDLSILKKDHLYFTTNDSFLWDILKDCTDKKYVLGKDVGILSHDDHIIKKFISGGITTISTDFSEMGVQAALHVKSGEMTQQITPSYLIDRGSV
- a CDS encoding cytosine permease, whose amino-acid sequence is MTKQTIETREQDSFSGEFEREPVPKSKLKSWKSFLGMYAGEHAAGTEFMIGPLFLTAGVSAFDLIIGLLLGNFLAVLSWRFLTAHIAVRKRLTLYYQLERIAGRKLVTFYNLANGLLFCFLAGAMVTVSATAVGVPFDMEMPKLTDTVPNSLTWVIIVLLIGLVISIIAARGYETVSKVANWMSPIIVTGFIACGVVALTQLNVNSLEDFWNIWGEGNEPFPGQLKFGFWHVVIWSWFANAAMHVGMSDLSVFRYAKHESSGWTTAAGMYIGHYMAWIAAALLYAVYLKSPEAQGFLGNGEAPPVAPGPLAHNAIGIFGIIVVILAGWTTANPTIYRAGLAFQAIMPKLSTAKVTFIAGMVATAAGLFPAFAMKLLGFVALYGFILAPFGAIIVFEHFFAKRYNVIEDYANKKNIGFNKAVFWSWAISFGLFYFISLYFDVFLSFVTLPAWVFCGILFLLLSSWYQKRNIHLG
- a CDS encoding glycoside hydrolase family 36 protein, with product MIVSTIEKEIDSLIFNINKKNGSANLELITDEGALQVFRFEYQNHDDSFPEPLSLQWRIPATKVKGMWKPTADFSKRIEADWELENHESRISIDAPVISLFGNHDENVLCFACSNVINRVEMAVKYREEDNHFYCQIIFFTESKYPIKDFSTDIRIDQRKIHFSQALKETSKWWEGYDNLKPAAVPAIAKKPLYSTWYQFHQNLNKDLLLKECQIAKDLGFESIIIDDGWQTKDTNRGYDYTGDWLPERFPNMAELVQEIQRLGMKVGIWYSVPFCGKKSKAYQKFKGKFLTENHRWAPVFDPRYPEVRNYLAGIYVSAARDWGLDGLKLDFIDDFKSYPETSFDPDGNRDFSSIDEAVDALLTQVIVEVKKVNPDIFIEFRQKYTGPAMRKYGNMLRAFDCPGDYTMNRVRIADIKMLCGDTVVHSDMVTWHFGEAVQDAALHYLNTLFGVPQISVMLGEAPEPHLNMIRFYTKYWNENSEVLLSGEFLPSSPLANYPVQQVQKDGKIILGVFENQFLELKKLDEKIDIINAKPSEDVVIVVKQGNCEYNCSLYNCEGALVQQQTIYLEEGINTFKIPICGLAQIKPIE
- the galK gene encoding galactokinase gives rise to the protein MEGVTDKKSFQTTFQDSDVVIESPGRINLIGEHLDYNGGQVLPAAINLKVRLNFKKNGTRKCNCYSKNYDNHFEIDLDKVEISEKEWHNYFLGVVHFIVQAHPNKIKGFDCIVESDLPIGSGISSSAALECGFAKGLDALFSIGLSDDELVTISRDAEHHFVGTKCGIMDQFAVVKGKKGKLIRLDCNDLSFQYIPANIEPYSIVLLNTNVSHNLATSEYNLRRQECDEALIAIQEKYPEYDVLAHVPEVKAKEFESILPFKIFDRLLYVVQENARTIAASEALETGNLEAFGQKLFESHEGLKNLYKVSCGELDFLVDFAQEYKGVIGSRMMGGGFGGCTINLVHKDRMDSFITEAALAYNLKFNIRLSSFTVAIGDGVKRIK
- a CDS encoding alpha-hydroxy acid oxidase codes for the protein MNLIDQIDSRYPSTKDLRLRSKKKVPGFAFEYLDGGCNEDINIVRNTKEIREVQLQPRYLRNYGESSLKTSLFGMEYDAPFGISPVGLQGLMWPNSPEILAKAAFEHNIPFILSTVTTMSIERASELTEGKAWFQLYNPVEDEVRDDIINRAENAGCPVLVLLCDVPTFGYRPRDIKNGLALPPKMSVKNILQILAKLEWAFKTLRYGQPTFETLKPYTPEGLNLKQLGLFMDKTFSGKLNREKILPIRDKWKGKLVLKGVTSEQDTKDAIEMGFDGIIVSNHGGRQLDAAESTIAPLGRIAKKYSDQLTVMMDSGIQSGPDIARSIASGAAFTFMGRSFMYSVGALGNKGGNHAIAMFKRQLGQVMDQLCCKKIEDLPNHLIK
- a CDS encoding UDP-glucose--hexose-1-phosphate uridylyltransferase; this translates as MSTMLSEQPHRRYNILTGEWILVSPHRTKRPWQGKTEKSNSEQRPEYDPKCYLCPTNTRASGSINENYKSTFAFRNDYGAILMDGKEENYSKGLLSAETEQGICKVVCFSPDHSLTLPLMTIEAISDVIQLWKKEYKELGSMEEINHVQIFENKGDVMGCSNPHPHGQIWAQSTIPEEPRKKTKKQKDYFETNVTSLLGDYLKQELKVKERIILENEDFVALVPFWATWPYETMIIPKKHYQHIGQLNKEEEVSFAEIIKVLTTKYDNLFEISFPYSAGIHQMPTDGKDYPEWHFHMSFYPPLLRSATVKKFMVGYEMFGNPQRDITAEQAANTLKTLSNVHYSEKNTYK